A window of Leptospira stimsonii contains these coding sequences:
- a CDS encoding cysteine desulfurase family protein — protein sequence MSKKIHYFDYNATHPPFADVLVAIQNDYLSDFYNPSGATRFSLARQGKIEEARKTLEEYTGKPAKEFVFSSTGTEANHLLTQSIRGKFSGSAIVSSLEHASMYSALEYAGFEIRKIRSLSNGRIDLSHLRILLEENSAPVFVLHVANESGVIQPLEEIASLSREFDAPLFSDLMQSFGKIEIPFSILSGFTFSGHKIGAGMGASATWIRSDLVSEKEFGIFRGGNQENNHRAGTENSPAILALSNILKKRFPEIKKKNEILKTFQNKIETTLEECGCKIIGKESPRIASTSFCLLPTDDVDFFMMGMEESGFVISTGSSCKSRSREPASSLLSMGFSEEEALRAIRISTGWFTTEEEVDELCEKIIQILNALDI from the coding sequence ATGTCGAAGAAGATTCATTATTTTGATTACAACGCGACACATCCGCCTTTTGCGGACGTTCTCGTTGCAATACAAAACGACTATCTTTCCGACTTCTACAATCCTTCCGGCGCGACACGATTCTCCTTAGCCAGACAGGGAAAGATCGAAGAAGCAAGAAAAACTTTAGAAGAATACACCGGAAAACCCGCAAAAGAATTCGTCTTCTCTTCAACAGGAACCGAGGCCAATCACCTCCTAACGCAGTCGATTCGGGGAAAATTCTCCGGCTCCGCGATCGTATCCTCGCTCGAACACGCTTCGATGTATTCGGCATTGGAATACGCGGGTTTCGAAATAAGAAAGATCCGTTCCCTTTCAAACGGAAGAATCGACCTTTCCCATCTAAGAATCTTACTCGAAGAAAATTCTGCCCCGGTCTTTGTATTGCACGTAGCAAACGAATCCGGAGTCATCCAACCTCTTGAGGAAATCGCTTCACTCTCCAGGGAATTCGACGCACCTTTGTTTTCCGATCTGATGCAATCCTTTGGAAAGATCGAAATTCCTTTTTCGATCTTGAGCGGATTTACGTTTTCCGGTCATAAGATCGGAGCCGGAATGGGCGCCTCCGCAACCTGGATTCGATCCGATCTCGTTTCCGAAAAAGAATTCGGAATCTTTCGGGGCGGAAATCAGGAAAACAATCACAGAGCGGGTACGGAAAATTCTCCCGCAATATTAGCTCTTTCGAATATTCTAAAAAAAAGATTCCCGGAAATCAAAAAGAAAAACGAAATTCTAAAAACCTTTCAAAACAAAATCGAAACGACCTTGGAAGAATGCGGTTGCAAAATTATAGGAAAAGAATCCCCGCGCATCGCGAGCACTTCCTTTTGCCTCTTACCCACGGACGACGTCGATTTTTTTATGATGGGAATGGAAGAATCCGGATTTGTAATTTCTACGGGTTCTTCCTGTAAATCCAGATCCAGAGAACCGGCGTCTTCCCTTTTATCGATGGGATTTTCCGAAGAGGAAGCCCTGCGCGCGATCCGAATTTCGACCGGTTGGTTTACGACCGAAGAAGAAGTGGATGAGCTTTGTGAAAAAATCATTCAAATCCTAAACGCCTTAGATATATGA
- a CDS encoding tetratricopeptide repeat protein, which yields MNQANKKNVRSGLPGFSSFRFWFFVFGFAVLPFSLYSEGECEYSESKVAPEFFLSLAFEKQTEASKVPSQEKSKKAYEESVGFYEKYVRCSEILNRPVSPVSRVGKANGHFALGQFEAAEKEADFAIQADPQFRDAYLLKARVLIRMGEYQKASDYLEANLSRFADDSDLLYLLGSLNQELKNFPRAILYLTSLSDSIRNREGNPKYRSYVDKSLGEMYFANGQTKKALYFLSSYLQQNPSDISTRLTLARIWNQLGKFASARKELNRILKVKKNLSSVEHLLAEMYFIESRSYAFEYFNVLNQQSKIPRGSVLEGLYLVLLGKYIEAKKILLPIKEKFPGRLAVRLAMLDVYEREKNPSQYLKELREVSEIVFGMQQYELAERTAQRASVIPNKTSEWNDAEIYDFLASCHEQSGFVYRAILESRKAVEKAEKNSDKLKFQLHLAYLLRADPPNKKEEAETLIRDVLKSEPEMSYARYLLGIVLASKDKFKEALDEFNAAIEKEPGNGIYYFYRASVHEKLENPEAMEFDLKKSMEIDPTNPMGYNYLGYYLSEKGIRLEESLALVQKAVELAPDNEAYQDSLGWIFFKMGNHDEALLHLQLAYQILKDKGEEDPVILEHIGDVYKEKNEFRNAIAYWEKSLKLFKKKEDVVRLHKKLQSGATENSGNKNPK from the coding sequence ATGAATCAAGCAAATAAAAAAAACGTCCGCTCCGGACTTCCCGGTTTCTCTTCTTTTCGTTTTTGGTTTTTCGTTTTCGGTTTCGCGGTTCTTCCGTTTTCCCTTTATTCGGAAGGCGAGTGCGAATATTCCGAATCCAAGGTGGCGCCCGAATTCTTTTTATCCCTGGCTTTTGAAAAACAGACCGAGGCCTCTAAGGTTCCTTCTCAAGAAAAATCAAAGAAGGCTTACGAAGAATCCGTAGGTTTTTATGAGAAATACGTTCGTTGTTCCGAAATTCTCAATCGACCCGTTTCTCCCGTTTCCAGAGTGGGCAAGGCGAACGGACATTTTGCCCTTGGGCAGTTTGAGGCCGCTGAAAAGGAAGCCGATTTCGCGATCCAAGCGGATCCTCAATTTCGAGACGCTTATCTTCTCAAGGCAAGGGTTTTGATTCGGATGGGAGAATATCAGAAGGCAAGCGATTATTTGGAAGCGAACCTAAGTCGTTTCGCGGATGATTCCGATCTTCTTTATCTTTTAGGTTCCTTAAATCAGGAACTCAAAAATTTTCCCAGAGCGATCCTGTATTTAACGTCTCTCAGCGATTCAATTCGAAACCGAGAAGGAAATCCGAAGTATCGATCGTATGTGGATAAGTCTCTCGGTGAAATGTATTTCGCAAACGGACAAACCAAAAAAGCCTTATACTTTTTGAGTTCGTATCTCCAACAAAATCCGTCGGACATTTCTACAAGGCTCACGCTCGCGAGAATCTGGAATCAGCTCGGAAAGTTCGCATCCGCTAGGAAGGAACTGAATCGGATTCTTAAAGTAAAGAAAAATCTTTCCTCGGTCGAACACCTTCTCGCGGAAATGTATTTTATAGAAAGTCGTTCTTACGCATTCGAATACTTTAATGTTCTCAATCAACAATCCAAAATTCCGAGGGGAAGTGTCCTCGAAGGTTTGTATCTCGTTTTACTAGGGAAATACATCGAAGCAAAAAAGATCCTTCTTCCGATCAAGGAAAAATTTCCCGGACGACTTGCGGTTCGACTCGCGATGTTGGACGTTTACGAAAGAGAAAAAAATCCATCCCAATATTTGAAGGAACTTCGAGAAGTTTCCGAGATCGTTTTCGGGATGCAACAGTACGAACTTGCGGAAAGAACCGCTCAGAGAGCGAGTGTGATTCCGAACAAAACCTCAGAATGGAATGACGCAGAAATTTACGATTTTTTAGCTTCCTGTCACGAACAATCCGGTTTCGTCTATCGTGCGATTTTAGAATCTCGTAAGGCCGTGGAAAAGGCAGAGAAGAATTCCGATAAACTCAAGTTCCAACTTCATCTTGCTTATTTACTGCGTGCGGATCCTCCGAATAAAAAGGAGGAAGCCGAAACGTTGATTCGGGACGTTTTGAAATCGGAGCCGGAGATGTCTTACGCAAGATATCTTTTGGGAATCGTTCTCGCTTCCAAAGACAAATTCAAAGAAGCGCTGGATGAGTTCAACGCCGCGATCGAAAAAGAACCCGGTAACGGAATCTATTATTTTTATCGTGCGTCCGTACACGAAAAATTAGAAAATCCGGAAGCGATGGAATTCGATCTAAAAAAATCCATGGAGATCGATCCTACGAATCCGATGGGTTACAACTATCTAGGTTATTATCTTTCCGAAAAAGGAATCCGACTGGAAGAATCTTTAGCGCTTGTTCAAAAGGCGGTCGAGCTAGCTCCGGATAACGAAGCCTATCAGGATAGTCTTGGGTGGATTTTCTTTAAGATGGGAAATCACGACGAGGCGCTTTTACACCTCCAGCTCGCGTATCAAATTCTCAAGGATAAGGGAGAAGAAGATCCCGTTATTTTAGAGCATATCGGAGACGTTTACAAAGAAAAGAACGAGTTCCGAAACGCGATCGCATATTGGGAAAAAAGTCTCAAACTTTTTAAGAAGAAGGAAGACGTCGTAAGGCTTCATAAAAAACTGCAAAGCGGCGCGACTGAAAATTCAGGCAACAAAAATCCAAAATAA
- a CDS encoding LolA family protein: protein MKLKVYSLNLIYLLAVYACNTPQIEEISFPDKGNLKFLSSKNPEAVRILKSIKELENKNTSYSGEFSMRIENFVPKKESFSADGKIYYDRPSGKMYIELSDPFFGMIVSRVFTDGISIQIKTANSNPQTLPMGDIVFKDPTGKKQSTIPFPVLYSLLSNNSSGLAGADPIFVNLSERAILVKKPGEDITFWMTDLGIGSVELLSKKSNLKAITKVQGIVSFPPKTTITRIVEPKTNLDQNKIEIKMKKIALSETIPDSKFQF, encoded by the coding sequence ATGAAACTAAAAGTATATTCGTTAAATTTAATATATTTGCTGGCGGTTTACGCTTGTAATACCCCGCAGATCGAAGAAATTTCCTTTCCTGACAAAGGGAATCTAAAATTCTTATCCTCTAAAAATCCGGAAGCGGTGCGGATCTTAAAGTCGATCAAAGAATTGGAAAATAAAAACACTTCCTACTCCGGTGAATTCTCCATGAGAATCGAAAACTTCGTTCCTAAGAAGGAAAGTTTTTCCGCGGACGGTAAGATCTACTACGACCGTCCTTCCGGCAAAATGTATATCGAACTTTCGGATCCTTTTTTCGGAATGATCGTCTCCCGTGTTTTTACGGACGGGATTTCGATTCAGATCAAAACCGCAAATTCGAATCCACAAACTCTTCCGATGGGGGATATCGTTTTTAAGGATCCAACTGGCAAAAAACAATCCACGATTCCGTTCCCGGTTTTGTATTCCCTTCTTTCCAATAATAGTTCGGGACTCGCGGGGGCGGATCCTATCTTCGTCAATCTTTCGGAACGAGCGATTCTCGTAAAAAAACCGGGAGAAGATATCACATTTTGGATGACCGATTTAGGGATCGGTTCCGTCGAGCTCCTTTCCAAAAAGAGCAATCTCAAGGCGATCACGAAAGTACAGGGAATCGTTTCGTTTCCGCCGAAAACTACGATCACAAGAATTGTAGAACCAAAAACGAATCTGGATCAGAACAAGATTGAAATCAAAATGAAAAAGATCGCACTCTCGGAAACGATTCCCGATTCTAAATTTCAGTTTTAG
- a CDS encoding enoyl-CoA hydratase/isomerase family protein encodes MLSEIRNNHILELYIETNEVNSLNGDFFKTISAKLDSISKDPSIKAVILTSKNEKFFSNGFNPEIFVGKTLEQIQEVLRLALDTASKLLFFERPIVCAMNGHSMGLGAVYAIFCDYRMMVEKKGRLGFPESQIGINFPSVAGFMLKETVGITAARDLLYSGKGLKAEEAKEIGLIDDVATSTEEMMTKARKYCEQFKDMAIESVIGIKVSLRDPVRMFAEKNAERDIVLLSNAVFSRNGQEGMKSILERRRPVFQ; translated from the coding sequence ATGCTTTCTGAAATTAGAAACAATCATATTCTGGAACTCTATATCGAAACCAACGAGGTCAATTCTTTGAACGGGGATTTTTTTAAAACGATCTCCGCAAAACTTGATTCGATATCGAAGGATCCTTCCATTAAGGCGGTGATTCTTACTTCCAAGAATGAAAAATTTTTTTCCAACGGGTTTAATCCGGAAATTTTCGTGGGAAAGACCTTGGAACAAATTCAAGAAGTGCTTCGTCTTGCGCTGGATACGGCTTCGAAACTTCTCTTTTTTGAAAGGCCGATCGTGTGCGCAATGAACGGTCATTCCATGGGTTTAGGCGCGGTTTACGCGATCTTTTGCGATTATAGAATGATGGTGGAAAAGAAAGGCCGTCTCGGTTTTCCGGAATCGCAGATCGGAATCAATTTTCCATCGGTCGCCGGCTTTATGTTGAAAGAAACAGTCGGAATCACCGCGGCTCGTGATCTTCTTTATTCGGGAAAGGGTCTGAAAGCCGAAGAAGCAAAAGAGATCGGGTTGATCGACGACGTTGCGACTTCCACCGAAGAGATGATGACGAAAGCAAGAAAATACTGCGAACAATTCAAGGATATGGCGATTGAGTCGGTGATCGGAATCAAGGTTTCACTTAGGGATCCGGTTCGGATGTTTGCTGAAAAAAACGCCGAAAGAGATATCGTTCTTCTTTCCAACGCCGTTTTTTCCAGAAACGGTCAAGAAGGAATGAAATCCATTCTTGAAAGAAGAAGACCGGTATTTCAGTAA
- a CDS encoding FAD-binding oxidoreductase, with translation MFYTELNTKIDYSRDNLRWNAWGAYGQDFFRVGQMQEILAFLSDEFNVTEIRKTPPVALEEVTLPKSAFSPAQIRELSKISGTKHFSTERRERIFHSAGKSYYDVLRLSFDSLKHFVDGVIYPAKESEIVKILEYCSKNQITVIPFGGGSSVVGGLEVIKGKGQKAVLSLDTTRMDSLVRLDKESFLATFQAGIYGPKLEKILNDQGFTLGHFPQSFEYSTLGGWIAARSAGQQSNRYGKIEEILTCLKVVTPSGVVETLRDPASSTGPDLNQIFAGSEGLLGVITEVTIKVHKLPETRKYFGIVFPNFEAGLNFIKEINHREIPTSMIRLSDANETRLYQTLGTLGKKNTPVRWLKNKIQDAVLNFKSIGEDKCVILLGMDGTKLDVSQNFAKIKKVIPLFGGLYAGTHLGEQWIHSRYNMPFLRNHVMENGIGVDTMETSTTYDRVLLLHKEGVNALEKSIPGSIAMCHISHSYHEGACLYYTIIFPMDSKKPEDQWFKMKRTVSDCFIQNGAPISHHHGVGFDHKSWYEKSTSKPALLGLRAFKKEIDKKEILNPGKVFY, from the coding sequence ATGTTTTATACAGAACTCAATACAAAGATAGATTATTCAAGAGATAACTTGAGATGGAACGCTTGGGGTGCTTATGGGCAGGACTTTTTTAGAGTAGGTCAAATGCAGGAGATTCTTGCGTTTCTTTCCGACGAATTCAATGTCACCGAAATTCGTAAAACTCCTCCTGTCGCCTTGGAAGAAGTAACTCTTCCGAAATCAGCGTTTAGTCCGGCGCAAATTCGTGAATTGAGTAAAATCAGCGGAACCAAACATTTTTCCACGGAACGGAGAGAGAGAATCTTTCATTCCGCTGGAAAAAGTTATTACGACGTCCTTCGCCTTTCCTTCGATTCACTCAAACATTTTGTAGACGGAGTCATCTATCCTGCAAAGGAATCGGAAATCGTTAAAATTTTAGAATATTGCTCCAAAAATCAAATCACCGTCATTCCGTTTGGAGGCGGTTCTTCCGTGGTCGGCGGTTTGGAAGTCATCAAAGGAAAGGGACAAAAGGCGGTTCTTTCCCTTGATACAACCCGAATGGATTCACTCGTTCGACTGGATAAGGAAAGTTTCCTCGCTACCTTTCAGGCTGGAATCTACGGTCCAAAATTGGAAAAAATCTTGAACGATCAAGGATTCACTCTGGGACACTTTCCACAGTCCTTTGAATATTCTACTCTTGGAGGTTGGATCGCGGCGAGAAGCGCGGGACAACAATCGAATCGTTACGGAAAGATAGAAGAAATTCTCACCTGCTTGAAGGTTGTAACTCCATCCGGCGTTGTGGAAACCTTGAGGGACCCCGCGTCTTCCACCGGACCGGACTTAAATCAAATCTTCGCGGGAAGCGAAGGACTTCTTGGTGTCATCACTGAGGTTACGATCAAAGTGCATAAACTTCCCGAGACAAGAAAGTATTTCGGAATCGTTTTTCCGAATTTTGAAGCAGGTTTAAACTTCATCAAAGAAATCAATCATAGAGAAATTCCGACTTCGATGATTCGACTTTCAGACGCGAACGAAACTCGTTTGTATCAAACGTTAGGCACGCTTGGCAAAAAGAATACACCGGTCCGCTGGTTAAAGAATAAAATCCAAGACGCAGTTCTGAATTTCAAGTCAATCGGGGAAGATAAGTGCGTGATACTACTCGGGATGGACGGAACCAAACTCGACGTTTCTCAGAACTTTGCCAAAATCAAAAAAGTGATTCCTTTGTTTGGAGGATTGTATGCGGGGACTCACCTGGGTGAACAGTGGATTCATTCCCGATACAATATGCCCTTCTTGAGAAATCACGTGATGGAAAACGGAATCGGCGTGGATACGATGGAAACTTCCACGACGTATGACAGAGTCCTTCTTCTTCACAAAGAAGGAGTGAACGCTTTGGAAAAATCGATTCCTGGTTCGATCGCGATGTGTCATATCTCTCATAGTTATCACGAAGGCGCTTGTCTTTATTATACGATCATCTTCCCGATGGATTCTAAAAAACCCGAGGATCAGTGGTTTAAAATGAAACGAACCGTCTCGGATTGTTTTATCCAAAACGGGGCCCCGATTTCGCACCACCACGGGGTCGGATTCGATCATAAATCCTGGTATGAAAAATCAACCTCCAAACCGGCTCTACTCGGTTTGAGAGCGTTCAAGAAAGAAATCGATAAGAAAGAAATCTTAAACCCCGGTAAAGTTTTTTACTAA
- a CDS encoding PP2C family protein-serine/threonine phosphatase has translation MTFPIILKKYFRLFFDIQEDRIRFAEEYVEDLHRQARLLHYPGSIIGTFVWLGFALDTDRKLHPEFPELFYFRIGLSLLSSFFLIAIAIDKFVGTKLRGKGLEWAYILFLYLLNVTAFFTGRIADDPNYVSGLQIVVMSMVFMPFPRKALILLYSLSIFSFLIAVLLYHPNLSTDQASYSMQNLAISYLLAFFSGFIVERYRFSNFVGHFKILEKNREISENMEQIQGLKEKQDGDYFLTSLLLDPLIAKKTENGPIQINFALNQFKKFSFREKEYELGGDYLSAYDLTLQDKKFKAFINGDAMGKSIQGAGGALVLGAVYNSVIIRSRMDPDSANRSPERWLKDCFTDLQKVFETFDGSMLVSAVLGLVEEDTGTLYYLNIEHPWLVLYRDGKASFIDPETHFFKLGVQGISGQVFVKLFQMKPGDKIFCGSDGKDDLVLGENFEGKRKINEDETEFLRRVEEAKGDLSEIEELLLKFGNFSDDYSLLSIEFTKEVSRPIHLDRFLRAKKAALSKDFVGALTIYETNDGKNDFSSEELKLLARLLDKTGNLSKALQKAVQALNLDPADHELLLYTSLLSKRNYSQNKDLFLLKKSEELGERFRLRFPDHIKNLIHLSDVYRLQGNLNRASFLIERAGELDPENERVKEFKDLLRS, from the coding sequence ATGACCTTTCCCATTATTCTGAAAAAATACTTCCGTCTCTTCTTTGACATACAGGAAGATAGAATCCGTTTTGCAGAGGAATATGTGGAAGATCTCCATAGACAGGCAAGATTACTCCATTATCCCGGATCGATCATTGGAACCTTTGTTTGGTTGGGTTTTGCGTTAGACACCGATCGAAAACTACATCCTGAGTTTCCGGAACTCTTTTATTTTAGAATCGGTTTGAGCTTACTCAGTTCCTTTTTCTTAATTGCGATCGCAATTGATAAATTTGTAGGTACAAAACTGAGGGGAAAGGGTTTAGAATGGGCTTATATTCTTTTTTTGTATCTTTTGAACGTAACCGCTTTTTTTACCGGAAGAATCGCCGACGATCCCAACTACGTTTCCGGACTTCAGATCGTCGTCATGTCGATGGTCTTTATGCCGTTCCCAAGAAAGGCCTTGATTCTCCTTTATTCTCTTTCGATTTTCAGCTTTTTGATCGCCGTTCTTTTGTATCATCCGAATCTCTCCACGGACCAAGCTTCGTATTCGATGCAAAATCTTGCGATCAGCTACCTTCTCGCTTTTTTCAGCGGGTTTATCGTGGAGCGATATCGATTCTCCAACTTCGTCGGTCATTTTAAAATTTTAGAAAAGAATCGCGAGATCTCCGAGAACATGGAACAGATCCAAGGATTAAAGGAAAAGCAAGACGGAGATTACTTTCTTACCTCTCTTCTTTTAGATCCGCTCATCGCTAAAAAGACCGAAAACGGTCCGATTCAAATCAACTTTGCACTGAACCAGTTTAAGAAGTTTTCCTTTCGTGAAAAAGAATACGAATTAGGCGGAGATTATCTCAGCGCTTACGACCTGACCCTCCAAGATAAAAAATTTAAGGCATTTATCAACGGAGATGCGATGGGGAAATCCATTCAGGGTGCGGGTGGAGCGCTCGTATTGGGAGCGGTCTACAACTCGGTGATCATTCGCTCCAGGATGGACCCGGATTCCGCAAACCGTTCTCCGGAACGCTGGCTCAAGGATTGTTTTACGGATCTTCAAAAAGTATTCGAAACTTTCGACGGAAGTATGCTCGTTTCGGCCGTCTTAGGTCTTGTGGAAGAAGATACGGGAACATTATATTATTTGAATATAGAACATCCCTGGTTGGTTCTGTATCGTGACGGAAAAGCTTCGTTTATCGACCCCGAAACGCATTTTTTTAAATTGGGAGTACAAGGAATCAGCGGTCAGGTATTCGTAAAACTCTTTCAGATGAAACCGGGGGATAAAATTTTCTGCGGTTCCGACGGAAAGGACGACCTGGTTCTGGGTGAAAACTTCGAGGGTAAAAGAAAAATCAACGAGGATGAAACCGAATTCTTACGCAGAGTAGAAGAAGCCAAAGGAGATTTGTCCGAAATCGAGGAGCTTCTTTTGAAGTTCGGAAATTTTTCGGACGATTATAGCCTTTTATCGATCGAGTTCACGAAAGAAGTTTCTCGTCCGATCCATCTCGATCGATTCTTAAGAGCCAAAAAGGCGGCTCTGTCGAAAGACTTTGTAGGAGCTCTTACGATCTATGAAACGAACGACGGAAAGAATGATTTTTCTTCGGAAGAACTCAAACTTTTAGCCAGGCTTTTGGATAAAACCGGAAATCTCTCGAAGGCGCTTCAAAAAGCAGTGCAGGCGCTGAACTTAGATCCGGCGGATCACGAACTCCTTCTTTATACGTCTCTTCTTTCCAAAAGAAATTATTCGCAGAATAAGGACCTTTTCCTCCTCAAAAAATCGGAGGAGTTGGGAGAACGGTTTCGACTTCGTTTTCCGGACCATATCAAGAATCTAATTCATCTTTCCGACGTATATCGACTCCAAGGAAATTTAAATCGGGCTTCTTTTCTCATCGAGAGGGCCGGTGAATTGGATCCCGAAAACGAGCGAGTCAAAGAATTCAAGGATCTTCTTCGATCTTAA